From the genome of Phyllostomus discolor isolate MPI-MPIP mPhyDis1 chromosome 12, mPhyDis1.pri.v3, whole genome shotgun sequence, one region includes:
- the LOC114511578 gene encoding zinc finger protein 418-like — MLPGSEAPGRRQELSLPGTPALRAAGAPPGPQSRMAEAGWRHLAEVRVTFEDVAVYFSRTEWSLLDAAERRLYLHVMLENFGLISSLGCCCGAADVEAPTDQNLSVRVAQAKDPKAALSPKKSHPCDSCGCVLRKIFLLVDQQGTQQRQKLLRCGACAKQFCFIAKHHQHQEQHLRQKSFVEGVDKASLVKGCNFNVSEKTFSFQELEQINFTDSENIQKQATNSRERGNEMSTSGEDFQRRKIYHTRKECKKVIGCKHTLLPDQAVQTGRRCFACHECEKCFLGISGLRYHQKVHTGEKPYECSECRKSFTSGSALRKHHRVHTGERPYECSECGKSFTSGSTLCYHQRVHSGERPYECGECGKSFTSNSDLRKHYRVHTGERTFQCDECGKSFTSNSALHKHHRIHTGERPYECGECRKSFSSNSDLRNHRLVHSGERPFQCGECGKSFTSNSNLHKHHRVHTGERPFMCGECGKSFISGSGLHKHQRVHTGERPYKCGTCGKCFTTSSDLLYHQRVHTGERPYECHICGKSFTWGSALRKHQRIHTGERPYECSECGKSFTSSSALRKHHKIHTGERPYECSECGKFFISSSALYTHHKVHTGERPYECRECGKSFTSNSDLRKHDIVHTRERPFQCSECGKSFTSNSALCKHHRVHTGERPFQCGECKKSFTTGSGLHKHQRVHTGERPFECGTCGKCFTTSSDLLYHQRVHTGERPYECHVCGKSFTWSSDLRKHQRVHTGERPYECGECRKYFTSRSALCYHQRVHKGERPYECSECGKSFTSSSALCYHQRVHKGERPYKCSECGKSFTNSSALHKHQRVHTGERPYECSDCGKSYISSSALYNHGKVHTGESPYECGECGKSFTSSSDLCKHHMVHTGERPFQCGECGKSFASSSDLRKHHRVHTGERPYECSKCGKSYFSSSALSYHQRSHTGERPYECGECGKSFTSNSALCYHHRVHTGERPYEGSEC; from the coding sequence gtTGCTGCTGTGGAGCAGCAGATGTGGAGGCTCCCACTGACCAGAACCTTTCTGTTAGAGTGGCCCAAGCAAAGGATCCCAAGGCAGCTTTGTCTCCCAAGAAGAGCCACCCCTGTGACAGTTGTGGGTGTGTCTTGAGAAAAATTTTTCTCTTGGTTGACCAGCAGGGAACTCAACAGAGACAGAAACTGCTGAGGTGTGGAGCATGtgcaaaacaattttgtttcatTGCAAAGCATCACCAGCACCAGGAGCAGCACTTGAGACAGAAGTCTTTTGTAGAAGGTGTGGACAAGGCCTCACTTGTGAAGGGCTGCAATTTCAATGTGTCTGAAAAGACGTTTTCCTTCCAGGAGCTTGAGCAGATCAATTTTACTGATTCAGAAAATATCCAAAAACAAGCTACTAACAGcagggaaagaggaaatgaaatgtcAACATCTGGGGAGgattttcaaaggagaaaaatttaTCACACAAGAAAAGAATGTAAGAAAGTCATTGGCTGCAAACACACACTTCTTCCAGACCAAGCAGTCCAAACTGGAAGACGATGTTTTGCGTGCCATGAatgtgaaaaatgttttctaggaATCTCTGGTCTTCGTTATCATCAGAAAGTTCACACAGGGGAAAAGCCATATGAATGCAGTGAATGTAGGAAATCCTTTACTAGTGGCTCTGCCCTTCGGAAACATcacagagttcacactggagaaaggccttatgagtgcagtgaatgtgggaaatcttttaccagtGGCTCTACCCTCTGttatcatcagagagttcatTCTGGAGAAAGGCCTTACGAGTGCGGTGAATGTGGCAAATCTTTTACTAGTAATTCTGACCTTCGTAAACATTACAGAGTTCATACTGGAGAAAGGACTTTTCAGTGtgatgaatgtgggaaatcttttactaGTAATTCTGCCCTCCATAAACATCacagaattcatactggagaaaggccttatgagtgtggTGAATGTAGAAAATCTTTTAGTAGTAATTCTGACCTCCGTAACCATCGCTTAGTTCACAGTGGAGAAAGGCCTTTTcagtgtggtgaatgtgggaaatcttttactaGTAATTCTAACCTCCATAAACATCACagagttcacacaggagaaaggccttttATGTGTGgcgaatgtgggaaatcttttatcagtggctctggcctccATAAacaccagagagttcacactggagaaaggccttataagTGTGGTACATGTGGGAAATGTTTTACCACTAGCTCTGACCTACTCTATcaccagagagttcacactggagaaaggccttatgagtgccatatatgtgggaaatcttttacctggggctctgccctccgtaaacatcagagaattcacactggagaaaggccttatgagtgcagtgaatgtgggaaatcttttactaGTAGTTCTGCCCTCCGTAAACATCACaaaattcacactggagaaaggccttatgaatgcagtgaatgtgggaaattctTTATCAGTAGCTCTGCCCTGTATACTCATCACAAAGTTcatactggagaaaggccttatgagtgcagagaatgtgggaaatcttttactaGTAATTCTGACCTCCGTAAACATGACATAGTTCACACTAGAGAAAGGCCTTTCCAgtgtagtgaatgtgggaaatcttttactaGCAATTCTGCCCTCTGCAAACATCACAGGGTTCACACTGGTGAAAGGCCTTTTCAGTGTGGTGAATGTAAGAAATCTTTTACCACTGGCTCTGGCCTCCATAAacaccagagagttcacactggagaaaggccttttgAATGTGGTACGTGTGGGAAATGTTTTACCACTAGCTCTGACCTACTttatcatcagagagttcacactggagaaaggccttatgagtgccaTGTATGTGGGAAATCATTTACCTGGAGCTCTGACCTCCGTAaacatcagagagttcacactggagaaagaccTTATGAGTGTGGTGAATGTCGGAAATATTTTACCAGTCGTTCTGCCCTCTGttatcatcagagagttcacaaaggggaaaggccttatgagtgcagtgaatgtgggaaatcttttaccagtaGTTCTGCCCTGTGttatcatcagagagttcataAAGGTGAAAGGCCTTAtaagtgcagtgaatgtgggaaatctttcacCAATAGTTCTGCACTCCATAagcatcagagagttcacactggagaaaggccttatgagtgcagtgattGTGGGAAATCCTATATCAGTAGCTCTGCCTTGTATAATCATGGTAAAGTCCATACTGGAGAAAGCCCATATgagtgtggtgaatgtgggaaatcttttactaGTAGTTCTGACCTATGTAAACATCACATGGTTcatactggagaaaggccttttcAGTGTGGTGAATGTGGCAAATCTTTTGCCAGTAGCTCTGACCTCAGAAAACATcacagagttcacactggagaaaggccttatgagtgcagtaaATGTGGGAAATCTTATTTCAGTAGCTCTGCCCTCTCTTATCATCAGAGGAGTcatactggagaaaggccttatgagtgtggtgaatgtggaaaatcttttacTAGTAATTCTGCCCTGTGTTATCATcacagagttcacactggagaaaggccttatgagggCAGTGAGTGTTAG